One genomic segment of Allocatelliglobosispora scoriae includes these proteins:
- a CDS encoding potassium channel family protein has translation MSTRSTSRYEQLTRIPLMILGLLFLVIYAWPILDPEISRTARSLCTVASGLIWAVFIADFLIRFALSDRRRLFLRHNWLDLVLVALPMLRPLRALRGVTGLRVVGRGSAPFARRRVVAATAVAVAAGGVVAGLAILDAERSSPAANIRSYGDALWWAISTITTVGYGDRYPTTVEGRLVAGALMIAGIALLGVLTASIASWFVERIREVDATEQQTQAALQALTDEVRELRSALQRSGGRGGDTRA, from the coding sequence GTGAGTACCCGATCCACCAGCCGCTACGAACAGCTCACCCGTATCCCACTCATGATCTTGGGATTGTTGTTCCTGGTGATATACGCATGGCCGATCCTCGATCCGGAGATCAGCCGCACGGCCCGTTCGCTGTGCACCGTCGCAAGCGGGCTGATCTGGGCGGTGTTCATCGCCGACTTCCTCATCCGGTTCGCACTGTCCGACCGCCGACGGCTGTTCTTGCGCCACAACTGGCTCGACCTGGTCCTCGTCGCGCTGCCGATGCTGCGTCCGCTGCGAGCGCTGCGCGGAGTGACGGGGCTGCGCGTCGTCGGCCGGGGCAGTGCGCCATTCGCCCGGCGCCGCGTCGTCGCCGCGACGGCCGTCGCGGTGGCGGCGGGCGGCGTGGTCGCGGGCCTGGCCATCCTCGACGCCGAGCGCTCGAGCCCGGCGGCGAACATCCGCAGCTACGGCGACGCATTGTGGTGGGCGATCTCGACGATCACCACGGTCGGCTACGGTGACCGCTACCCCACCACCGTCGAGGGGCGGCTCGTCGCCGGCGCTCTGATGATCGCCGGCATCGCCCTTCTCGGCGTTCTCACCGCATCCATCGCTTCCTGGTTCGTCGAGCGCATCCGTGAGGTGGACGCCACGGAGCAGCAGACGCAGGCCGCGCTTCAGGCTCTCACCGATGAGGTCAGAGAGTTGCGCAGCGCCCTTCAGCGCTCCGGCGGCCGCGGGGGTGATACGAGAGCTTAG
- a CDS encoding response regulator transcription factor, which translates to MRILVVDDDPAVRRSLEHALRRDGYDVSSAADGVSALTEHGVFRPDAVVLDILMPEPNGLEVCRTLRSGGHDTPILMLTARDLVTDRVAGLDAGADDYLAKPFALEELRARLRALLRRTGARAEILRFADVAVDLSAYRAERAGRSLALTKTELSLLELFLRNPHRVLSRSQIFESVWGYDFGPQSNALWVYVSYLRAKLEADGGTRLIQTVRGLGYVLREEP; encoded by the coding sequence ATGCGGATCCTGGTGGTCGACGACGACCCGGCGGTACGCCGGTCCCTGGAGCACGCGCTGCGCAGGGACGGCTACGACGTGTCCTCGGCCGCAGACGGCGTATCCGCCCTCACCGAGCACGGGGTGTTCCGCCCGGACGCGGTCGTCCTCGACATCCTCATGCCCGAACCGAACGGGCTCGAGGTGTGCCGGACGCTGCGTTCGGGCGGACACGACACGCCGATCCTGATGCTCACCGCCCGAGACCTGGTCACCGACCGGGTCGCCGGGCTCGACGCCGGTGCCGACGACTATCTCGCCAAACCGTTCGCCCTCGAAGAGCTCCGTGCCCGGCTGCGGGCGCTGCTGCGGCGCACCGGCGCCCGAGCCGAGATCCTCCGGTTCGCCGATGTCGCCGTGGACCTGTCGGCGTACCGGGCCGAACGCGCGGGCCGCAGCCTCGCCCTCACCAAGACCGAGCTGTCGCTGCTGGAGCTGTTCCTGCGTAACCCGCACCGGGTCCTGAGCCGCTCGCAGATCTTCGAGTCCGTCTGGGGCTACGACTTCGGCCCGCAGTCCAACGCGCTGTGGGTATACGTCAGCTACCTGCGCGCCAAGCTCGAGGCAGACGGCGGTACGCGCCTGATCCAGACCGTCCGCGGTCTCGGCTACGTCCTGCGGGAGGAGCCGTGA
- a CDS encoding HAMP domain-containing sensor histidine kinase: protein MALTLVSAVLYPAVEANLRDQMDDSLVVAAQQAPAVAAAVKDKYNEVNTPPVEFPTVPIGIGSIQMQIVPQPVQAGPSAEFVDITGRDVAVADGTAGPYFRDATYSGVAYRVYTDALPGSHGALVRTAVPADEPVPTLRRLAGLLAGSTVAAVLLAFLVSRLAARRVLRPVRRLTETVELIRTTGDLSIPVPADGRDEIGRLGTAFAAMTTALDESVGTQRRLVADASHELRTPLTSLTVNLELLAENLADPQAPHLAAAALAQAGELRTLINDLVDLARYGQAAFHTEDVRLDLVAERVAARAATRAPHIEVHVSGEPTLVHGDPDALERAVANLVDNAVKWSPPGGRVEITVAGGVLDVADTGPGIPAEDLAFVFDRFYRSPAARAHPGSGLGLAIVRQVAEAHGGTAEAIPSRQGAVLRLTLPDLG from the coding sequence GTGGCGTTGACCCTCGTCTCCGCGGTCCTCTACCCGGCGGTCGAGGCCAACCTGCGCGACCAGATGGACGACTCGCTCGTCGTCGCCGCCCAGCAGGCACCCGCCGTGGCCGCGGCCGTCAAGGACAAGTACAACGAGGTCAACACTCCGCCGGTGGAGTTCCCCACCGTTCCCATCGGGATCGGCAGCATTCAGATGCAGATCGTCCCGCAACCGGTGCAGGCCGGACCATCGGCCGAGTTCGTCGACATCACCGGCCGCGATGTCGCCGTCGCCGATGGCACCGCAGGCCCTTACTTCCGCGACGCGACCTACAGCGGCGTCGCTTACCGTGTCTACACCGACGCACTGCCCGGATCGCACGGGGCGCTCGTCCGGACCGCCGTCCCCGCCGACGAACCCGTACCGACGCTTCGGCGACTCGCCGGGCTGCTGGCGGGGTCGACAGTCGCGGCGGTCCTGCTGGCGTTCCTCGTCTCCCGCCTCGCCGCCCGCCGCGTCCTGCGCCCCGTCCGCAGGCTCACCGAGACCGTCGAACTGATCCGCACCACCGGTGACCTCTCCATTCCCGTGCCCGCCGACGGCCGTGACGAGATCGGCCGCCTCGGCACCGCCTTCGCCGCGATGACCACCGCCCTGGACGAGTCCGTCGGCACCCAGCGCCGCCTGGTCGCCGACGCCTCCCACGAACTGCGTACCCCGCTGACCAGCCTCACCGTGAACCTGGAGCTGCTCGCGGAGAACCTCGCCGATCCGCAGGCCCCGCACCTCGCCGCAGCGGCACTCGCTCAGGCGGGCGAACTCCGGACGCTGATCAACGACCTGGTCGACCTGGCCCGGTACGGGCAGGCCGCGTTCCACACCGAAGACGTCCGCCTCGACCTGGTCGCCGAGAGGGTCGCGGCCCGCGCTGCGACCCGCGCTCCTCACATCGAGGTCCACGTCTCCGGTGAGCCGACCCTCGTGCACGGCGACCCCGACGCTCTCGAACGAGCCGTCGCCAACCTCGTCGACAACGCGGTGAAGTGGAGCCCGCCGGGCGGCCGTGTCGAGATCACCGTCGCCGGGGGAGTCCTGGACGTCGCGGACACGGGACCGGGCATCCCCGCCGAGGACCTCGCGTTCGTGTTCGACCGGTTCTACCGTTCCCCGGCGGCCCGCGCGCATCCGGGCTCCGGCCTGGGCCTGGCCATCGTGCGGCAGGTCGCTGAAGCACACGGCGGCACCGCCGAGGCTATTCCCAGCAGGCAGGGCGCGGTCCTGCGGCTGACCCTGCCCGATCTCGGGTGA
- a CDS encoding endo-1,4-beta-xylanase → MSARPAAHRGDRRSTPIPLRKTLLIGLTGALAVLTAVVIVPDANAAASTLGAAAAQSGRYFGTAIAGSKLGDSNYTTIAAREFNMITAENEMKPDATEPQRGQFSFSAGDQIYNWATQRGLKVRGHTLAWHSQQPGWMQNMSGSALRQAMIDHINGVMAHYRGKLAAWDVVNEAFNEDGSRRQSNLQGTGNDWIEVAFRTARAADPSVKLCYNDYNIENWSYGKTQGVYRMIQDFKSRGVPIDCVGLQTHFTGGSSLPGNFQTTLSSFAALGVDVALTEVDVTNASTSQYAGLTQACMNVSRCIGITVWGVRDNDSWRSGESPLLFNSGGGAKAAYSSVLNVLNGPGPGPSTSPTGSPSPAPSSSPTTGTTNRIVGTQSGRCIDVPNSSQTNGTRVQLYDCHTQPNQRWTYTASRQLQVYGTMCLDAAGSGNGSAVQIYSCNGQSNQQWNVNSNGTITGAQSGRCIDVWSTANGAQVQIYDCNGQSNQQFRLASL, encoded by the coding sequence ATGTCCGCACGCCCTGCCGCACATCGTGGCGACCGCCGCAGCACACCGATACCGCTGCGCAAAACCCTGCTCATCGGCTTGACCGGCGCTCTGGCCGTCCTCACCGCCGTCGTCATCGTTCCGGATGCCAACGCGGCCGCCAGCACCCTCGGTGCCGCAGCCGCCCAGTCCGGTCGGTACTTCGGTACCGCCATCGCCGGCAGCAAGCTCGGCGACTCGAACTACACCACGATCGCCGCCCGCGAGTTCAACATGATCACGGCCGAGAACGAGATGAAGCCCGATGCCACCGAACCCCAGCGGGGGCAGTTCAGCTTCAGCGCCGGCGACCAGATCTACAACTGGGCCACCCAGCGCGGCCTGAAGGTCCGCGGCCACACCCTCGCCTGGCACTCCCAGCAGCCCGGCTGGATGCAGAACATGTCCGGCAGCGCCCTGCGCCAGGCGATGATCGACCACATCAACGGCGTCATGGCCCACTACCGGGGCAAGCTCGCCGCCTGGGACGTCGTCAACGAGGCCTTCAACGAGGACGGCAGCCGCCGCCAGTCCAACCTCCAGGGCACCGGCAACGACTGGATCGAGGTCGCCTTCCGCACCGCCCGTGCGGCCGACCCGTCGGTCAAGCTCTGCTACAACGACTACAACATCGAGAACTGGAGCTACGGCAAGACGCAGGGCGTGTACCGCATGATCCAGGACTTCAAGTCCCGGGGCGTCCCGATCGACTGCGTCGGACTGCAGACCCACTTCACCGGCGGCAGCTCACTGCCGGGCAACTTCCAGACGACGCTGTCCAGCTTCGCCGCCCTCGGTGTCGACGTCGCGCTCACCGAGGTCGACGTCACCAACGCCTCCACCAGCCAGTACGCAGGCCTCACGCAGGCCTGCATGAACGTGTCACGCTGCATCGGCATCACGGTGTGGGGCGTCCGGGACAACGACTCCTGGCGTTCCGGTGAAAGCCCGCTGCTGTTCAACAGCGGCGGCGGGGCCAAGGCCGCCTACAGCTCCGTCCTCAACGTTCTCAACGGCCCCGGCCCCGGCCCGTCCACATCGCCGACCGGTTCCCCCTCGCCCGCACCGTCCTCCTCACCGACGACCGGCACCACGAACAGGATCGTGGGTACGCAGTCGGGGCGCTGCATCGACGTGCCGAACTCCTCGCAGACCAACGGGACACGGGTTCAGCTCTACGACTGCCACACCCAGCCCAACCAGCGGTGGACCTACACCGCCAGCCGCCAACTTCAGGTCTACGGCACAATGTGCCTGGACGCGGCAGGCTCCGGCAACGGCTCTGCGGTCCAGATCTACAGCTGCAACGGCCAGTCCAACCAACAGTGGAACGTGAACTCCAACGGCACCATCACCGGCGCGCAGTCCGGTCGCTGCATCGACGTCTGGAGCACCGCCAACGGTGCGCAGGTCCAGATCTACGACTGCAACGGACAATCCAACCAGCAATTCCGGCTCGCCTCGCTCTGA
- a CDS encoding PaaX family transcriptional regulator, with the protein MVSPFEIEEIFPDVATGSRLPRRQEGNSAQGLAATLVADYTLPTRAWLPSAAIVTLLVESGLSSGGARTAISRLARRGVLESSRDGRYSSYRLTEDAANELSAGGAWIARFGERERVWDGHWTLVAFSLPEELSAQRRSLRAQLRWLGFAPLYDGLWVSPDAWNPTVEQRLSAAAFGAMTVMRAAQVDFAGGTARSPVDAWDIPSIARHYEEFDRRWQPVLSQVGSEDVDGPAAVRIRTQIMDGYRHIPLLDPQLPTELLPQGWPRARIRDLFVAIYDGLAEQAEHHVSAIARRAAPGADAVGIRAHTVSGMASA; encoded by the coding sequence ATGGTCAGCCCGTTCGAGATCGAAGAGATCTTTCCCGATGTCGCCACCGGATCGCGCCTGCCGCGGCGCCAGGAGGGCAACTCGGCGCAGGGACTCGCGGCGACCCTCGTCGCGGACTACACGCTGCCGACGCGAGCCTGGCTGCCGTCGGCGGCCATCGTGACACTGCTGGTCGAATCCGGTCTCAGCAGCGGCGGCGCCCGTACCGCCATCAGCCGACTGGCCCGCCGGGGCGTACTGGAGAGCAGCCGGGACGGCCGATACAGCTCCTACCGGTTGACCGAGGACGCAGCGAACGAACTGTCGGCCGGCGGCGCCTGGATCGCCCGGTTCGGCGAGCGGGAGCGGGTCTGGGACGGACATTGGACGCTCGTCGCCTTCTCCCTGCCCGAGGAGCTGAGCGCGCAGCGGCGGTCGCTACGCGCCCAGCTTCGGTGGTTGGGGTTCGCGCCGCTGTACGACGGGCTGTGGGTTTCACCCGACGCCTGGAATCCGACGGTCGAGCAGCGCCTGTCTGCCGCCGCCTTCGGTGCGATGACCGTCATGCGTGCAGCTCAGGTCGATTTCGCGGGCGGGACGGCCCGCAGTCCGGTCGACGCCTGGGACATCCCCTCGATCGCCCGGCACTACGAGGAGTTCGATCGGCGCTGGCAGCCGGTGCTGTCCCAGGTGGGCAGCGAGGACGTCGACGGGCCCGCCGCGGTACGAATCCGGACGCAGATCATGGACGGCTACCGGCACATCCCGTTGCTGGACCCGCAGCTTCCCACCGAACTGCTGCCGCAGGGGTGGCCCCGGGCACGAATTCGGGACCTGTTCGTGGCGATCTATGACGGGCTGGCCGAGCAGGCCGAGCACCACGTCTCGGCCATCGCGCGCCGGGCGGCCCCCGGAGCAGACGCCGTCGGCATCAGGGCCCACACCGTGTCGGGCATGGCCTCAGCCTGA
- a CDS encoding cellulose binding domain-containing protein, with protein sequence MNRTTRTGRRRWVLGSLLTLALACTTLLVPRLATAGPTAGCGKTPTLTNGAHSIQSSGLNRSYNLSIPGNYSNGRPYRLIFGLHWLNGTANDVATGGADGSAWAFYGQKQLSDNSTIFVAPQGIDNGWANTNGRDVTLVDDLVRLIEGDLCVDTSQVFAMGWSYGGAMSYALACARPAVFRAVVVYSGANLSGCNGGAQPVAYFGIHGTHDSVLNISSGRSLRDTFVRNNGCTAQSPREPALGSLTHITTAYAGCRIGYPVQWAAFDGDHTPSPVDGSSGSSGSRTWTSAEVKTFLAQFTTGPSPSSTTSPGTPPSSPPPASPSPSASAPPTACSAAYRLVNPWPGGFQGEVTVTAGGSPISSWTVRWTLSSGQTVTQVWNGTLSTSGSTVTVRNAPYNGSLAAGATTTFGFLANGSQSALSPTCTSP encoded by the coding sequence ATGAATCGAACGACCCGTACGGGCCGGCGCCGATGGGTGCTGGGCAGCCTGCTGACACTGGCCCTGGCCTGCACCACGCTCCTGGTGCCGCGCTTGGCGACGGCCGGACCGACGGCCGGATGCGGCAAGACCCCGACCCTCACCAACGGCGCCCACTCCATCCAGAGCAGCGGCCTGAACCGCAGCTACAACCTGAGCATTCCGGGCAACTACAGCAACGGCCGACCGTACCGGCTCATCTTCGGCCTGCACTGGCTGAACGGGACCGCCAACGACGTCGCCACGGGCGGCGCGGACGGCTCGGCATGGGCCTTCTACGGGCAGAAGCAGCTGTCCGACAACAGCACGATCTTCGTGGCGCCGCAGGGCATCGACAACGGCTGGGCCAACACCAACGGCCGGGACGTAACCCTCGTCGACGACCTCGTCAGACTGATCGAGGGCGACCTCTGCGTCGACACCAGCCAGGTCTTCGCCATGGGATGGAGCTACGGCGGAGCGATGAGCTACGCGCTGGCCTGCGCCCGACCTGCGGTCTTCCGCGCGGTCGTGGTGTATTCCGGCGCCAACCTCAGTGGGTGCAACGGGGGTGCGCAGCCGGTCGCCTACTTCGGCATCCACGGCACCCACGACAGCGTGCTCAACATCTCCAGCGGACGCTCCCTGCGCGACACCTTCGTGCGGAACAACGGTTGCACCGCGCAGAGCCCCCGCGAGCCCGCCCTGGGGAGCCTGACCCACATCACCACCGCCTATGCCGGATGCCGCATCGGATATCCCGTCCAGTGGGCCGCCTTCGACGGAGACCACACACCCAGTCCGGTGGACGGTAGCTCCGGCAGCAGCGGCAGCCGGACCTGGACCTCGGCAGAGGTGAAGACCTTCCTGGCCCAGTTCACCACCGGCCCTTCGCCGAGCAGCACGACATCACCCGGTACGCCGCCCAGCAGCCCGCCGCCGGCCAGCCCTTCGCCGTCCGCGTCTGCTCCGCCGACGGCCTGCAGCGCGGCGTACCGGCTGGTCAATCCCTGGCCCGGCGGCTTCCAGGGCGAGGTGACCGTCACCGCCGGCGGCTCGCCGATCAGCAGCTGGACCGTGCGCTGGACGCTGAGCAGCGGCCAGACCGTCACTCAGGTGTGGAATGGAACGCTCTCCACCTCCGGTTCCACCGTCACGGTCCGCAACGCCCCCTACAACGGCTCGCTGGCCGCAGGCGCGACCACCACGTTCGGCTTCCTCGCCAACGGCAGCCAGTCGGCCCTGTCGCCGACCTGCACCAGTCCCTGA
- a CDS encoding arabinofuranosidase catalytic domain-containing protein, translating into MGVGISLTLASVGIGINSTAPGALAAAAGPCDIYAAGGTPCVAAHSTTRALYGSYNGPLYQVRRSSDNTTRDIGVLSAGGTADTAAQDSFCANTGCLITIVYDQSGRNNRLTQAPPGGFPGPATGGFDNLADAKAAPITIGGQKAYGVYVNPGTGYRNNNTNGVATGDQPEGIYAVVDGTHYSQWCCFDYGNAQTNGLADSPAIMETVYFGSDRQWGYGAGNGPWIMADLEWGLFSGVNPGYNNNPTISHRFVTAIVKGEPNHWAIRGGNAQSGGLSTMFDGPRPAGYHPMKKEGAILLGIGGDNSISGAGTFYEGVMTSGYPSAATENAVQANIAAAGYAVSGGQQNAMMAGGASGRCIDVPNGSTANGTQVQLWDCWGGAMQRWTYTSGKQLQVYGNKCLDAYGQGGSNGTQVVIWDCHGGTNQQWNLNSNGTVTGVQSGLCLDANGAGTANGTKVILWSCHGGANQQWSQRS; encoded by the coding sequence ATGGGCGTAGGGATCTCGTTGACCCTCGCCAGTGTCGGGATCGGAATCAACTCCACCGCGCCGGGTGCGCTGGCCGCCGCGGCGGGGCCGTGTGACATCTACGCGGCCGGCGGTACACCATGCGTAGCGGCGCACAGCACCACCCGGGCACTGTACGGCTCGTACAACGGCCCGCTCTACCAGGTCCGGCGGTCGTCGGACAACACCACCCGGGACATCGGCGTGCTGAGCGCGGGTGGAACCGCCGACACCGCCGCCCAGGACTCGTTCTGCGCCAACACAGGCTGCCTCATCACCATCGTCTACGACCAGTCCGGGCGGAACAACCGTCTCACCCAGGCGCCTCCCGGCGGCTTTCCCGGCCCCGCTACCGGTGGGTTCGACAACCTCGCCGACGCGAAGGCGGCCCCGATCACCATCGGCGGCCAGAAGGCGTACGGCGTCTATGTCAATCCCGGCACCGGCTACCGCAACAACAACACCAACGGCGTCGCCACCGGCGATCAGCCCGAGGGGATCTACGCCGTCGTCGACGGCACGCACTACAGCCAGTGGTGCTGCTTCGACTACGGCAACGCGCAGACGAACGGGCTGGCCGATTCTCCCGCCATCATGGAGACCGTCTACTTCGGGTCCGACCGGCAATGGGGCTACGGGGCCGGCAATGGACCATGGATCATGGCCGACCTGGAGTGGGGACTGTTCTCCGGGGTGAACCCGGGATACAACAACAACCCGACCATCAGCCACCGATTCGTGACGGCCATCGTCAAGGGCGAGCCGAACCACTGGGCCATCCGGGGCGGGAACGCGCAGTCCGGCGGCCTGTCGACCATGTTCGACGGACCACGGCCCGCGGGTTACCACCCGATGAAGAAGGAGGGGGCCATCCTCCTCGGCATCGGCGGCGACAACAGCATCTCCGGCGCCGGCACCTTCTACGAGGGCGTGATGACGTCCGGCTATCCGTCGGCCGCCACGGAGAACGCGGTCCAGGCCAACATCGCGGCGGCCGGGTACGCGGTAAGCGGAGGACAGCAGAACGCCATGATGGCCGGCGGGGCGTCCGGCCGGTGCATCGACGTGCCGAACGGCAGTACCGCCAACGGCACCCAGGTGCAGTTGTGGGACTGCTGGGGCGGCGCCATGCAGCGCTGGACATATACCTCGGGCAAGCAGCTCCAGGTATACGGCAACAAGTGTCTCGACGCCTACGGGCAGGGCGGCAGCAACGGGACCCAGGTGGTCATCTGGGACTGCCACGGCGGCACCAACCAGCAGTGGAACCTCAACTCGAACGGTACCGTCACCGGTGTGCAGTCCGGGCTGTGTCTGGACGCCAACGGCGCCGGGACCGCCAACGGCACCAAGGTCATCCTCTGGTCGTGCCACGGTGGCGCGAACCAGCAATGGAGCCAGCGCAGCTGA
- a CDS encoding RICIN domain-containing protein: MFKNARWLVAAAITLAVTATGVATQGDAARAESNGGVRVMPLGDSITEGTQVPGGYRTGLWQRLASGGYRVDLVGSQFNGPSSLGDHDHEGHPGWRIDQIDANITGWLQTTSPRTVLLHIGTNDVLQNYNLSGAPGRLSSLLDRITALAPAADVFVATIIPLSNSSQENAARTFNAAIPGIVQAKANAGKHVHLVDMHSALTTGDLIDGIHPTATGYDKMAATWYTALRAVPGSIGSVGTEPSAYALVSSASGRCLDMPGSNTTNGVQPIIWDCTFRPNQRWAVSGQTIQSLGKCLDSPTGAAAGAKAQIWDCTGAANQRWNFNTNGTISNAASGLCLDVSGNATANGTPVLLWTCNAAANQRWTRVA; encoded by the coding sequence ATGTTCAAGAACGCACGCTGGCTCGTCGCGGCAGCGATCACGCTGGCGGTGACAGCGACCGGGGTCGCCACGCAGGGCGACGCCGCCAGAGCGGAGTCCAACGGCGGCGTACGAGTCATGCCGCTGGGAGACTCCATCACTGAAGGCACCCAGGTGCCGGGCGGCTACCGAACGGGACTGTGGCAGCGGCTGGCGTCCGGCGGCTACCGCGTCGACCTCGTCGGCTCGCAGTTCAACGGGCCATCCAGCCTCGGCGACCACGACCACGAGGGCCACCCCGGATGGCGGATCGACCAGATCGACGCCAACATCACCGGCTGGCTCCAGACGACGAGCCCGCGTACCGTGCTGCTGCACATCGGCACCAATGACGTGCTGCAGAACTACAACCTGTCCGGCGCGCCGGGCCGGTTGTCCTCCCTGCTCGACCGCATCACGGCGCTCGCACCCGCTGCGGACGTCTTCGTCGCGACGATCATCCCGCTGAGCAACAGCAGCCAGGAGAACGCAGCCCGCACCTTCAACGCCGCCATCCCCGGCATCGTGCAGGCCAAGGCGAACGCGGGCAAGCACGTCCACCTCGTCGACATGCACAGCGCCCTGACCACCGGCGACCTCATCGACGGCATCCATCCCACCGCCACGGGCTACGACAAGATGGCCGCCACCTGGTACACCGCCCTCCGCGCCGTGCCCGGCAGCATCGGCTCGGTCGGCACCGAGCCGTCGGCGTACGCACTGGTCAGCTCTGCCTCCGGGCGCTGCCTCGACATGCCCGGCAGCAACACGACCAACGGCGTTCAGCCGATCATCTGGGACTGCACCTTCCGGCCCAACCAGCGATGGGCGGTCAGCGGGCAGACCATCCAGTCGCTCGGCAAGTGCCTGGACTCGCCTACGGGTGCCGCCGCAGGCGCGAAAGCCCAGATCTGGGACTGCACCGGCGCCGCGAACCAGCGGTGGAACTTCAACACCAACGGCACCATCAGCAATGCCGCGTCGGGGCTGTGCCTGGACGTCTCCGGCAACGCCACGGCCAACGGCACCCCGGTGCTCCTGTGGACCTGCAATGCCGCCGCCAACCAGCGGTGGACTCGCGTCGCTTGA